A window of Solanum stenotomum isolate F172 chromosome 9, ASM1918654v1, whole genome shotgun sequence genomic DNA:
GTTGCACACTTCTACACATTATTAAAACGACGAAGAAGCTTCccaatataattataaaaaaccATAAGCTCACATCACGAGAAAGACCAAAGTTATgcaaaaacaaagaaagttcTAGTTCCTCGGTGCAAGCAAGCTAGAAAAGCAACAAAGGATGTGCCACTGGAAAATACAATTGTTGCACACTTCTACACATTTTTAAAAACGACAAAGAAGCTTCTCGATATATAACTGAAAAACATTAGCTCACATTACGAGAAAGACTAAAGTAAAGCAAAACTAACAAAGTTCTAGTTCCTCACAGGAAATGTGGATATCTAGAAATTATTTACCTTCGAGCTTCTTCATCCCGCAGTTTTGCATCAATTTCCTTGCTGGGAGGGTACTTTGGCAAACTTGAAGGATCACAAGGCAGTGGCTTTGTGGTGAAGAACTGTATGGTTACAACTTTGTTAATCAGGAAAATGGTTGTGCAACTttattatacaaataataatgaGATTCGCCTTGAAATAATGATATGACACTGAATGACTCGGACGGACAAAATGAGACAATTCTTCCAGACTATCACTTGGAATGAAACAATATACCTCCAACTACCCTGAACTATGTTACTACTActtattcaaatttcaaaatttcgaCATAAAAGCTCATTAAGTACTCCATTCATCCCATTGTGtcacacttttctttttagtctgtcCCAAAAAGATCTAATATTTTCTGTTTCCGAAATAATTCAATGATAGCATCCGTATTTGTTTATATATACACACAGATCTGTTCGAGATATCACCTAGTGCACACTTATCAGATACAATTTTATCTTGTGCTAAATAGAACAGAGATCAAATAATCGCAAAGATACTCCTAGAAACAAATTGGCTCCAATTCTTCTCTTTGATGTTTGTAACTATTAGGACTCAAACCTGCAGGTCGTTCGACTATAAGCATGCAGGATTCAGAGTTCAGTTTTGTTTGACCATCTTTTACGAACTAAACTACAAAGCATCAAACTAAGATTGATGGTAGATACACAGGGACAAGGAAACGCCAAACTTACCTCACTCTCCAGAGCACCGACAGCTGTTCCCCTAAGTTCAGGATCTATAGAAAGTAATGTGTCCATCAACCTCACAGCAGATGGAGGAAAATCCTTAAATGTTTCCCCAAGACGCCGTCTGTAAGGATGTAACGGTTTAAATGCTGTTGAATgatgtaatttttcttttttccaataATTCTCAGATGGTGAACCACAAAGCTTAAAAATCTTATGCAGCTGCTCCACCTACAAGGAGAAAAAAGTTCACTTATCTAAGATGTAAAAATTAAAGTCTTACACAGAAGAAACACACAGGTAAACTTAATCAGGTATAATGTCACTTAAAAAGAATAGAGAGAAATTTTCAGCTGATGAACACGAGGATTTGAGCACCAAAAAGTAAAAAGTACGTCATGAAATTAAGGTTAATGCACAAATAGTTAAATGTCTAAGTTGCAGCTTCAAAAGCTCTCTCCAAGCCTCACTATCAGTCACCAAAACACAAGAAAATTAATACCCTGGACATCTTTACAATGGAGGACAACCTTAAAGGAGGCGAACACAATAATAAACCAACAGCacctttttgaaaaaatcaacaTAAAACAGAGAAGAGAAtacaaaatgaaataggaaatagaaaataatgaagatgataagGTCATGGAGGCAGTCAACTGGATGTGCTGATATTTGACTGTAAGATGCAATCCAATCATATTGGCCAATGTAATAGTAGGTTTTGAGTTGTTTTGTAcagtattattttaaaaagtggTGCCCGGTTCAAAATTACAacctttacattttttttactttggtttattcttttttataacCTTGCTGTTCGGACTAGCTTTcgtgcacctcgactaatttcacAGGGCACCTACCACCTCCCACCAATAATCTGTCCACCAAAGCTAGGGCAGATGGTAAGAAATCACCTTGTGTTTTTGTCTCTGCTGGGATTTGAAAgtgagacctcatggttctcaacccacttcattgaccactactCCACTAGGACACACCCTTAAGGTGCAAATTACAAACCTTTACATTTTCCTTACCCCCAAAACGGATTTATTTCGTAAATAGAACAAACTTTTCTCTTCGGCTCCAGTATTTGATGGTGAAACAAGAAACAGCTATTATTAGAGCGTAAGAACAAGTTAGCGACTTGGGCACTCAGCAAAGGTCAATATAAACCTTTAATCTAATTGGAAAATCACAAGTTCACCAGTCATGTTAAACTAACCGAGTGTGCCCTAAAATTTAGTTCTGAGATTGGCTCCTGCTTGTGAACTCCAccttcttcatttttaaatCCTAGATGATTATTTACTTCTCAAATTGTAGTAACATCTCCAAAATGGAGggggaaaaaataatattagcaaTGAGTATCATGGacaagttattaaaaaaaagtatattgaCAATCTGTTTTATACCTCTGTTCTTCCAGGCATAATGGGCTTGCCAGCATATAATTCTCCAAGTATGCAGCCAGTACTCCACAAATCTACAGCGACTCCATAGTGACTTGCTCCAAGTAAGAGCTCGGGTGGTCGATACCAAAGAGTCACAACACGGCTTGTCAAAGGAACACTTTGGTGCGGATCGAAAAAGGTTGCTAAGCCAAAATCTGCAATCTTCAAGATCCCGTTATTGTCGATCAAAAGATTCGAACCTTTAATGTCCCGATGCAAAACACCCCGACTATGGCAATGATCAAGTCCACTAAGAAGTTGATGCATATAGCATTTCATCTATGAaagacaagaagaagaagaaaagtcagAAATAAGCTACCTAAATTGATTGAAAAGCTGAGATGGCTAATTCATTCGTataaaactacaaaataaagcaTAATGAAGGATCCCAAGAAAAGCACCTGTGGTTCGGTAAATTTGTTATCAGGAAGAGATGCCAGTCCAGTGAGATCATGTTccatgtactcaaaaacaagGTACAAACTGCAAGATGATCTTGATGCAACCAAGCCTTCCAATTTGATAATATTTGGATGATCAAGCTTACGCAAAATGACTATCTCCCTTGCCATAAATTTGACACTTtcaatatccatattatcaaACCGCACTCTTTTGAGTGCAACAAGTTTATTGTTAATTAGGTCACGAGCCTTGTATACACTACTATAAGTCCCTTGGCCAATCTGCACAAACAAGAATCTATCAGACAACAACCAAAAAACCCAACTCACAACTTTTGAACATATTGGCAAAGAAAACCAACTTAACTAACAATTTTGAACACATTGGACAAGAAAACTAAGACCCCTTAAAGGAAATAGAAAAGGGAGGAAAATATTGCCACAGGaatcacaaataaatatgatatattttacACTAATTTCTAAATCAAAACATTATAGTTATGGGTAAGGTCAGTGGACACGCAACCCCACCCAGACCCACCTGTGGGATTATActggatttgttgttgttgttgttgcatatAACTTTTGCAACTTTCAAAAATTCACAAGTGCATATAGTACTTTTGTGTGTATGAGTTAAAGAGCATAGGAAAGTTGAACTACATATTTCATTCGGTATAACCTTCTTTAATAgatcaaattttaaactttCAATTGAATGTTTTCTCTGTCAAACTAAATTACTTGAACATTTTTCCACTGTCACTAGTATAATACAAagtcaattaaaattttaaattgcgACCCAATCAAACACCATGGGGGAATATTATTAGCTTAGTTGGTTGATAGTTGACTACTCGAACCTTCACCTTGTTGGTGAGGGTTTCATTCTCTACCTTGCAATCCCGTTCCCCGTTTCCTCTTCTCCTACCcccaatttaaaaaaaaaattaaaacaaaatcaaacaccACCATATAAAATGGAAGGGAGATAGAATTAATTACTATGATTATGCGCCTTACAATTTTCACTAATCAAATACAATTTTGATTACTGTCCAATCTAAATTGACAAATTAATCACCCATAAGGAATGCCTACAGAATTGTACCTTGTCTAATTTCTCGAATGTATCGCCCTTGCGAGGAAGCCATCCATTAATAGCTTCACCAGCCACTGAAGCAAGCCAAGAAGGCCATCCAGCAGCAATCAGCTCCCCTTCCAAGGCTTTTGGGACGACTCCGTTCCCAGGACAACCATTCACAATGAGTCCAAGCTTTTCCTTTATCTGCTCATAATGATCATCCCTgacctttcttgatccattaGACTTCCTATCTATCAAACCAAGCTTCACATCACCATTTTCCAACTTGTCTTTCACCCTGAAACTTTCCTCTCTCTTTGTAGAAACAGCTCGTAGTGGGCGTGATGCCACAGTTGCCCCTTTAGTAAATTCACTCCTCTTTTGTCTATCCCGCTTTTTCTGCACGGGCGAGGAAGGTTTTCCACAAACACCACCCATAATCAATCAACGAAAACCCAACCGAAAACCTTCCCCTGCAATTGCAAAACTACAAATCCCAGAAACCAGTCTTTGCAAAAATCAATCTTTTCCCCATAACCATGGAACCCCAAAGTAAAAACAACCCAATTCAGTAGAACAGCCACTCAAATACAATTCCAAATTTCCATTGCAAAATTCAACTGCATAAAGAACAACCAACAACCCATAAACACTTGATGCACTAACTGCAACTCCAAAAGACTCCAACTTTTTGCACAAACTACAACTTCAGAAAAAGAACAACTATCAAGTATCAAACACCAAGAATCCAATTTCTATAAACCCTTTGATTCAGTAACTACACAACCAAAAAGACTCCAACTTTATGCCAGAAAAAGAACTATTTTCTATAAACCCTTTGATTCACTAACTACACCACCAAAAGACTCCACCTTTTTACCATAAAAACAACAATCAAATACCAAGAATCCAAACCCCACAACAAATCCTTGACgcatcaacaaataaaaccaaaaaagaCTCCAACTTTACACACAATTCAATCAATAAACCCCAATTTTCACCACAATTCAATTATGACAAATCAAGATTCCACAATACCTAATAAACCCCTCAACAGCAAATTTAGACGGCTTGATCTCTAAAAATTCTGAGAAAACCAAAAAACATGGTCAttgcattttaaaaagaaatttaaaaagctGCTAGGCTGCAAGTTGACTATTCAACACGCTTATAATGGGAGAAAATAAGCAGAAGATAAGAATAAAAGCAACAGAATTTTGAACtatataaaatgaagaaaaaaataatcaaagaaaCAGATAAGTAGAGAAGAAGGGGCCGGCAAAAACACAGAACTTTTCTCTTACTGTAACTGTTACACTTTCTTTTTCACGGTCAAAGACTCACTTTCTTTTTTCGAGTATGAAAGGGTAAACTAAAAACATTAGTCCACTGtactaatttatgtgacatcgtttgaattttaatttttttaaagtaatttttttgtatttataaattatgaaaaaatattataatttataataattgacaatttaaaaatatgattaaaaaaaaagagttatttgaattttaaaatttaaaaggtgttacataaattgagatagaaaaAGTAATATCTTACTATAGAGTAATACATTTGCAATTGGAGCCAAACACAACTTATACATTGTTGTGTTTTGTACCTAAGAGAAGAAAggtaaaaaaacattaaatttgaTTAAAGTGGAAAAATAGTCAAATGGTCCAAAACTGGAGaaggaaataaaaattagacttttttttccttaaaaaatatGGAgtaaagaaggaagaaaaataaaattgaacagtATAATCGAGCTTACACTTTAATTTTGTAGATAAAACTTTCACCGATATAAATATCTTTTTGTTGTACCGAGCATATTCTTAGAGGTTGTTTGGTAGAATGTATTAGAAAATGTAATACATGaattagttataatattatttaaatcttttatttggtaagattttCGATCAAATACAATTTCCTTCGTACCCAAACAtgtctatttataataattataatactgTTATACATCCTATTCGATGTTATAGGGTGTATAATTATTacatagtactccctccgtccctatttacttgtccatatttccttttttagttgtccctatttagttgtccattttgacaaatcaagaaaggacaacaaattttttcctattatacccttatttacacttcttgaaaattgtaaaagtgtatgttgtttccctccaatttatttcacttgaattcaaataagtggttgtaattttgaagtgaacagttgtcataagggtaaaattgtaacttcactgtgctaatcattgttgccttaatctgtgtgtcatttctaaagtggacaactaaaaagggacggagggagtatgatATTAGCAATATAAGGACTactaatacatgaataagtatagttAGAAAAAATTGTCATTATAATTAATACACCAAATTAAGTAATAAGTAAaaactaattttaatattactaaaataatttattcaatacTATTCTTGTATACTCTGCCCTGCCGACTCTtataaggtatgatagtttttagacctcaaaatatatatttagttggTTTTATTGATATCACTCTTTGTATGGAAGACtttgttcattatttttgttttggttaaAAATTGTATTAAAGACTTGGTCTCACTCTTATAGGGTTTTCTTGATGACATTCTGTAGACAATTAATTAGGTAGTGATTGAAAAGAAGCTTCTTTGACTTTTGATAtatgagatttattttttctttttagaataATAGCTAGGCGATACATGTCGCTTCATCAGATTTGAATTTTAGATTTAAATAactttagttaaaaaaatatatatttatcgcTTCATCACAACTCTTGTTGGtagtttcttttccttttttccccttatgaattgtatatattatatatttgttgGTTATTTTTGTTAAGAGATTAGTTGAACGACTATTTAggttatttcttaatttttttgtaaaaaagcTAAATTTATCTTTGGAAATTCATTGGGCTTTTTCCTTTGACgcgaaatattaattttaataaacaataatatatttaataattaatattgatacgtGAACATAGCTTGTTTGATTAAAGAATAAATAACAGTCTAATATGGTTGTTTGATCACATTCATTCTCTTAGCCAATAATTAATAGTCCAAATgatcatttaaattattaattaaatattaagttgTTTCAAATCTGGCACCTTGTACAAAATCAGTTTAATAACAATACTTACGTACATAATTAATTAAGTCGATCTGATCTTATTGATTTTAATTAAGGATTCCAACTCCTAACAAGATTCTTTGACTTTTGTGTTTTATAGGGgaaattctaatttatttattatattagatggactattttaaataaattaatataagagGAGAATATCCACTAATCATATTTATGCATGAACAGCAGCTTGTTGCATtaaaaaattagtatatattgatTGTGGCCGAATTAAAATCTTTTAGCTAGTAATTATTATTCTAATCCCCCGTCGAAAgtgattaattaactaaaaaaagtgTATGAataagtcatttgagagttaGACTTTTTTCGATAGAAAAACAAGTTTTATAAATGATATGTAATTGTTGGCTCCCCATCAACCTAAATACTCCACCCTCCACCCCCACCCCATTGCTCAAACCTCTTGTCgtataaaatattatctcaaaataatttaattataatttttagataaatattttatagaattTGAACAAATGATTTATAAATAGAAATAAGTAggaaaatcatttattttttataataccATACACACCCTTAAAGATGAGAATTTTATAAAATCTTACGAACAGAATCACTTTTGATTAACCAACCTTCAAAGTTCAAAATCAATATAGTATTGAACGCTaaatgaaaaaagtaaaaaattattaccACTAAAATGTGGTTTTTTCAGTATGAATTTGAAAtagttcaaaatgaatattagtATTAGACgctaaataaaaaatgagttatTTTATTACCAGTTTACCACTATAATGTGATTTTTTTCGATATGAATTTGGATTAGTTCAAAGTCAATACTAGTACAAAACGcgaaatgaaaaaagaaaattttaattaccACTAAAATGCGATTTAGTCAATCCTCAAACTTCAAAGTCAATAGTACTGATATTAGACGctaaattaaattttctttaagATTTTGATTGATTATTCTTCTTGTATAGTAGAAGAAGATTGACTAATTAATGGTTGACTAATGAAAATAAGACAAAGGTGTcgcattcaattttttttttattattattattattatattatttaaattaatacaacaaTAAAATCGATAAGAACAAAGAATGAAGGAGATAATTTCCAAAATATAGAGTCAAGTGGATGGACTTTTGACAAGAAACTCAAATTTTggtaaatataataatatggaGAAGAAAAATGCAGGCAGATTTTTAATACTACCACTTAGAATCTAGACTAATCAAATACTCTTccatccctaattacttgttcaaaaggattaaaatattttacctattataccctcaattaatttatttgaaaaaggtataacttcttgaaaatcttaagttcttaatacatcaatttcataattaataagggtaaaatgataaattcactatgtcatcattgttttcttaataagtgtgttaattcaaaagttgacaagtaattagggacagagggagtataaaaGGACTAttgatttagtttttttaaaaaataaaagataaaaaattacaatcGATATAACCTCTGTCATAACATCTGCCCTTCAGGTAAGAACTTTGTGCATTCTAAATAAATCACCTCACTCCACAATGTAATAGCCTGCAAATCACATAGAAAATACAAACCGCAGAGACAGATTTGACACAAAGGCATTGAGGGGAATTGATTTTCCGAGTCATCGATATGGTCACCCGGGTTCGACTATTGATTTAGGTTTATTAAACGATATCTTTTATATGGGGAAAAGTATAGTTAAATAAAAGGTTACATCATATGAGTGAATGACTTGGTCTTGTATATTtgctaaataaatatttataatagcAAATATCACTTTCATTGCACATAATTAGTGATAGAAACTTGCTTTCTAAATTATTTGTTCAATTAAAGCAACCTTTCTTGCTGCATTAGTATGCTTAATTAGGTATTGCTCTCTTTAAAAACACTACATAATGTATCTTTGAATTGACTTTTCTTATAACGGATTAGATAAAATAATACGTTTTAAATGGATACGTAACGGATCGAAGGtagaattcaaaatataaagaactaTTAAATCCATGAAAATAGTGCCGAAGTCAGAAATTTTGTTAAGATATACatgaaataaaatgtaaataattCGCGTAGTAGATTAAtaatatagtattttaattgATGTATTCTTcgattatttttcaaaagcgtATATTCCTTCTAGACTAATGTTAGGAAATTGCCTAAGTGTGAAAAAATGGTAAAATCTACCTAAAATGAACAATGTcccaagaaaaaataaataaataattggcTATATTATTggttaaaaattattattgcaTCTCAAGTTGCTTGATGAATTGAATTCAAATGATTAGGAACATGTAAGTTTAGTTTAAAGTTTCTTATTATGATTTGACTTTAAGGTACCTACTCTATCGAGTCATTTCTAATATGTcatattaatgaaaaaaggaATGATTATCCCCTACATTTCTAAGGGTCGTTTGGTTAGGAACAAATTAATCCAGGATTAATTATCTTGAGATTAGTTATCTTGATATAATTTATCCTACCATGTATATGGGGATAACCTATCCCATCACTAtggtataaatggtgggataagttatctcaaacatgacaaccaaacaagacaataaaattttatcctagaactatttttttatttcaagacTATTTACTCTTATCCCTAACACCAAACGACCCTTAAATGACGAGTATAATCatataagaagaaaatgaacATTGATGAGTATACAAAAAGAATTAGGACGACATTCATCATTGTCGATAGACATCAAAAGTTAACATGATTCTTTTTTTAGGTTTCTTTAATTAAGATTTATATCATTCTAAAAATACAAAAGTTACATTAGAGAATTCCACCAAGAAGTGTGGACACAAATAAAGAATCGCGAGATGATGAGGAGTTATGATTTGAGGATTTGTAATGccaaaaaagaatgatttaGATAAAAACGAAAGTGTGTATTTTGTATGTCggagaatatttttaaatttttttatgtttgattggttaaaatatattttttttttcaaaaaacaagaATAATGATTTACCTAATTACtagaaatagagaaaaaaaattatacacaaGTCATACTACATTGACGGTGTCTTTCTCATTATCCAACACACATCATCTTCACATTCGCTCCTATAACTTCCATCCCCACCACCCCCACAAGCACTCAAACTCCACCTCCCACAATATTTATCTATTCATTCATTTAcataccaaattttaaaaaaagatccTATGGCCAGAAAACAGGCCACCAAAGAGTCAtttattgtcaaaaaaaattaaatgtcaaaaatatttgGTCGACACAATGTAAAGTCATATTAAAATCAACAAACTCCATATTTTCAGATAAAAGCATTTATTATGATAGTGTAACCTAAAGTCGTTTTGCGCATTCAATTTTGTTGAGAGCATTAAAAGGTCTAATAGACCCATAGCAATATAACAACTTCAGATGTTAAACCAATGCAAGGATAAAGtgttacataaaaaaattttgttcacttttatttatctactattttctctgtttcaaaaagagtgacctaatttgacttgacacgaaatttagaaaataaagaagacttttgaatcttgtggtcctaaattaaagttatgtcaaatgtactaaattacccttcaaTCTTATGGCTTTAAACATGCCACatggaaaactgaaattaaaatgttactaaaaaaagaaagagatcattctttttgaaacacactaaaaaggaaaggaggtcatttttttttaaacggagAAAGTATTTAAAGTTAGGCTTAAATTACTCTTATTTACACTTATAATTcttgatatttgatatttcttAGGAGCCTTGTTAGCGACCCATCATTATTGCCTAAGTTGTCGAGTCCGATCAAAGCAAGCAAGAGATAGAGTAATCCTCGCTCATAGATATGAATTGAAAAAGTAAGcccaaattctttttaattaggataaattacatatatacacatcttttattttcttattttccattATTCCCtacctttttaaaatattacataaatcccttatttctcccagtttttcaatttttcggatacataaatATCTCCACCCAAAATCAAGTTTACCCATTCCTTTTTTAACTCATTTAATCTCTCCCTAATTTCACTCCACATGCTTATtagttataattttcatatcaatttaattttaaaaaggattCTCTCTCCCGTCAATCAAATTCAAGCTACTCAATATGTATATTTCTCTTCTCTGCCGCATCAAGCTCAATGacaaaattttattctttaacGTGTTCTCTCATCTCTAATGAATAGTTTCTCATGATTCTTACTGAAAAATGGATCATGAGATCTATTATTAAGCAATATGCAAACAATGCATGTATATTATTTATGTGTCTTCTTTtagtttcaaattttcattctcttttagGATTTTGGGGATATAGTTTCAAAAATAGTGTTTCTGCATCTTCGTATTATCGttcattgttttttcttctaattttttttaaataatttttatctcATGATACATAAGAGATGATGCTCCTTCTTTTAGTAGTGAGAGTACCCAGTTAACCTTACCTAATATTGATTACCCAATTAGTTGAGGAAAGATTCATCTTCGACTTCAAAATCGATTGTgcaaaaacacctaaaaaaggGGGAGAAGGTGGAGTTGTTGGTGGCTCCGGTAAGGGCTTTAGGTCGAGATATATGGGTGACGCCGTTGTTGaaagtggaaaaaaaattgtgggaGTTGAtacaaagaaaaggagaaagtgTAGAATGATTtctttatcatttatttttgcTTTCAGCAGATTAGAGTATTgggtttttttcaattttttttgttcattttttttttatacatatgggttcagatttttaatgtatctagttatttttgtttcttaaattaatgtatgATGTCTTCGTTTTAACAATATGATACATTGCAATTTCATCATGCACTTGTttaaatattagttttgatacataactttaatttattgaaaTGCAAATTAGATATATCTTGTTCATAGTTATGTACTTGGTACATAattattacaaattttattatcttttacTATCAGATATATACGCTCAAACTTATTCAACTAGAGGGTCATATATATGTAGACATTATCAAATATCATTGTTGATACATAAAcactaatatttttataacaaTATTCGTTTGTATCAGCTCACCATTATGTTATGTATCACacgaaaaaaatgttattgagaATAATAACATGTATAATGTATCTTTTCTAAAACACAgtattttcaaacaaaataagataatagtaatgtatcatgcactaacTTTTTAGGCttgatacataaattttaatttatactaaatgtatccgATACATAGCTACTGTTTTCGGCTTTTTTGAATCTGTTACGATTTGGGAGAgatttgagagaagaaaatttgaaatttgaattgtttgaaGTTGTTACGATTTGAGAGAGATTGACATCAAATTGATTTGTGTGATTTGGGGAACTGACAATTAACTTTAcgtttaatttcctttttaatctaAATGTCAAGTTATCTAATGTATCAACTGTTATTTATCTGGATGAATGTGATGTATTCGGATGAcataaatttgaaaagatttttgcaaattggaaaaagaaaaagacaagaTGTGATTTGCTTCGAAATTCCTAAAAACATGTATCAAATTCATAACACAATGAATCAGATACATAATAATGCTTTCTTTTTACTGTGATATATAACTGCACTTTATTACAGTAAACACAATTTTTCACAATCATGTTGTTTCAGatacattattatcaaaaacaaaatcatacaTTATATAAATAGTGTATCTAAAACATAACATGTTGTATCAGATtcacaaaattttatattttaacaaTGTGATTTAACAATGTGAACAAATTATTATCAATCAGAACTGTACACAAAGTTGaacaaaatttcattttgaataGTAACATTTCAATTTATTGTATCAAAAGTTCATAAGCTAACAGTATGTTGTAGTGTAGATTATTGTATCAATGAAAAAcctataaattgaaaattatcaaaCTGAAACATCAATGCATTCTTAAAAAGTTTGTTTCAACCATCTTTGGGAAATATAAGTTCGCTTATCGTGACCTTCTTGTCCACAACGTCCACAACACTTTGTCTGTATTGTTAGCTTTTCATCTGATTTTTTTCCCTTTGATTCCTTAATCGTCCACGCATCCTTTTGTATCGAGGTGGCAAcacaatttctttcaaaataaattCTGGAACTAACC
This region includes:
- the LOC125878006 gene encoding probable serine/threonine-protein kinase At1g54610 — its product is MGGVCGKPSSPVQKKRDRQKRSEFTKGATVASRPLRAVSTKREESFRVKDKLENGDVKLGLIDRKSNGSRKVRDDHYEQIKEKLGLIVNGCPGNGVVPKALEGELIAAGWPSWLASVAGEAINGWLPRKGDTFEKLDKIGQGTYSSVYKARDLINNKLVALKRVRFDNMDIESVKFMAREIVILRKLDHPNIIKLEGLVASRSSCSLYLVFEYMEHDLTGLASLPDNKFTEPQMKCYMHQLLSGLDHCHSRGVLHRDIKGSNLLIDNNGILKIADFGLATFFDPHQSVPLTSRVVTLWYRPPELLLGASHYGVAVDLWSTGCILGELYAGKPIMPGRTEVEQLHKIFKLCGSPSENYWKKEKLHHSTAFKPLHPYRRRLGETFKDFPPSAVRLMDTLLSIDPELRGTAVGALESEFFTTKPLPCDPSSLPKYPPSKEIDAKLRDEEARRQGAAGVKNQFEEGHMRGSKEPRAVPAPDANAELARSMQRRQSSSNPKSRSEHFYPYKEAPCGFPIDQHKPLQPSKEKGGDHLENHSERFSHSGPLAPGFGWAKSGKKYDHDISVGSNRADLSKFSTLVASRSVVTGDARDRFVASQVESGRQVERPVRLLDEHPRKQDWKRQMQNHASSRQFDNGRASIKEQNLHGHTHGHKGNTIHFSGPLLVQPNKVDQMLKEHDRRIQEAARRARLEKARAGKGQAQGMPRTTNSFYVTSLGSR